A part of Methanobrevibacter sp. genomic DNA contains:
- a CDS encoding isocitrate/isopropylmalate family dehydrogenase, translated as MNTSKTKDKYQIAIVPGDGIGKEVMEATLFVLDGLDVDFDYVYGDAGDECLEKTGTALPDETLDIIRNADACLFGAAGETAADVIVKIRQEMKMFANLRPVKSYPNTNSLFENIDFMIVRENTEGMYIADEEQYTDEGAIARRIITRQAEERIIDYAFKYAINNSKTKVTAVHKANVLKKSDGLFREIFYEVASDYPDIATEEFYVDATAMYLITQPESFEVIVTTNLFGDILSDEGAGLVGGLGLIPSANIGENAALFEPVHGSAPDIAGQGIANPIAMMLSAVMMLRYIGENENADKLDAAILKVLNDANILTCDLGGSATTMELANAVKNNL; from the coding sequence TTGAATACCTCAAAAACAAAAGATAAATATCAGATAGCCATAGTTCCTGGAGATGGAATAGGCAAGGAAGTAATGGAAGCTACACTTTTTGTCCTTGATGGCTTGGATGTTGATTTTGATTATGTTTATGGCGATGCTGGAGATGAGTGCCTTGAGAAAACAGGCACAGCTCTTCCAGATGAAACCTTAGATATTATTCGCAATGCGGATGCATGCTTGTTTGGCGCAGCAGGTGAAACTGCAGCGGACGTCATTGTTAAAATACGTCAGGAAATGAAGATGTTTGCAAATTTGAGGCCTGTAAAGTCATATCCTAATACAAATTCATTGTTTGAAAATATTGATTTCATGATTGTACGTGAAAATACTGAAGGAATGTATATTGCAGATGAAGAACAATATACTGATGAGGGTGCAATTGCAAGACGTATCATAACAAGACAGGCGGAAGAGCGTATTATTGATTATGCATTTAAGTATGCTATAAATAATAGTAAAACTAAAGTTACTGCAGTTCATAAAGCTAATGTATTAAAGAAAAGCGATGGTCTGTTTAGAGAAATTTTCTATGAAGTTGCCAGTGATTATCCAGATATAGCAACTGAGGAGTTTTATGTGGATGCGACTGCGATGTATCTTATTACACAGCCTGAAAGCTTTGAAGTTATTGTTACTACAAACCTTTTCGGAGATATTTTATCCGATGAAGGTGCAGGCCTTGTAGGAGGGCTTGGTTTAATTCCTTCAGCCAACATTGGTGAAAATGCAGCCTTGTTTGAACCGGTGCATGGTTCAGCACCCGATATTGCAGGACAGGGTATAGCGAATCCTATTGCAATGATGCTGTCTGCAGTGATGATGCTTAGATACATTGGCGAAAATGAAAATGCTGATAAATTGGATGCAGCAATTTTAAAAGTATTGAATGATGCTAATATTTTAACTTGTGATTTGGGTGGTTCCGCTACAACTATGGAACTAGCTAATGCGGTTAAAAATAATTTGTAA
- a CDS encoding glycosyltransferase yields the protein MYWFVVIIAFLLAGIKTKKPKYKKVSVIIPAYNEEETVGKVVEVIKKVSFVDEVIVVNDGSSDDTEAEAIKAGAIVINHETNKGKGEALHTGYKEAECDIIAFIDADIYNLTSKKVEAMIKPILEGKTDITKTKFARESGRVTELTAKPLLNFFFPEISFEQPLSGQFAARKEILKKINFENDYGVDVGIVIDADVLGISIMEVDIGAIQHDMSPLADLNIMANEVVRTIINRANKYGRVTMIDDIGYYIRMSIVGLSLVILGLFTIFFVKFIPLAIAVFITIIGIVLSVYYIVKVIVQSILMFKKIPKGNLVKSFIKIHFPMIISVVILLLMISTFIGAAHFENGVISIEPNSRNLIIYADDSPRENVISARGPYTIDTAIENETNKIRMPTDAMMTLGIDVNDTMIINGVSYKVESSRPGDSDIIRLPLEVEKELQLENGAIIQNSRLKEVFEGVKVIHHYGDDNTSIIEKFSISSKDINASNFEIFVDNESVAYSYGIFDENSNYIISINNKQVKTITCNNGTFSDCNFTYNGHQISIIFEDRNNTSIKQIIKANQGNFLNIIIKK from the coding sequence GTGTATTGGTTTGTTGTGATTATTGCATTTCTACTAGCTGGTATAAAAACTAAAAAACCAAAATACAAAAAGGTTTCAGTAATTATACCGGCATACAACGAGGAAGAAACTGTTGGTAAAGTAGTAGAAGTAATAAAAAAAGTATCGTTTGTAGATGAGGTCATCGTTGTTAATGACGGATCAAGTGATGATACTGAAGCGGAAGCTATCAAAGCCGGCGCTATTGTAATTAATCATGAAACCAATAAAGGAAAAGGTGAAGCTCTACACACTGGATATAAAGAGGCCGAATGTGATATCATAGCCTTTATTGATGCAGACATCTACAATTTAACTTCTAAAAAAGTTGAAGCAATGATCAAGCCAATTCTCGAAGGCAAGACCGATATTACAAAAACTAAATTCGCTCGTGAAAGTGGACGTGTAACCGAACTTACCGCAAAGCCTTTATTAAACTTTTTCTTCCCTGAAATTTCATTCGAACAGCCGTTAAGCGGTCAGTTTGCAGCACGTAAGGAAATATTAAAGAAAATTAATTTTGAAAATGATTATGGTGTCGATGTGGGTATCGTTATTGACGCTGATGTTTTAGGAATATCCATCATGGAAGTGGACATCGGTGCAATACAACATGACATGTCCCCACTTGCCGATTTGAACATAATGGCAAATGAAGTGGTCAGAACAATCATAAACCGTGCCAACAAGTACGGTAGAGTCACAATGATAGATGATATAGGATACTATATTAGGATGTCAATTGTAGGTTTATCACTAGTTATTCTTGGATTATTCACAATCTTCTTTGTTAAATTTATTCCATTAGCTATTGCGGTATTCATTACCATTATTGGAATTGTATTGTCTGTTTATTACATTGTTAAAGTTATTGTGCAGTCAATATTAATGTTTAAAAAGATTCCAAAAGGAAACCTGGTAAAATCCTTCATTAAAATTCATTTCCCGATGATTATTTCAGTGGTCATCTTGCTTTTAATGATTTCAACATTTATCGGTGCGGCTCACTTTGAAAATGGAGTCATATCAATCGAACCAAACTCAAGAAACCTAATAATCTATGCAGACGATTCTCCAAGAGAGAACGTTATTTCTGCAAGAGGACCATATACTATCGATACTGCAATTGAAAATGAAACAAATAAAATACGGATGCCGACAGATGCAATGATGACGTTAGGCATTGATGTAAACGATACCATGATAATCAATGGTGTGTCTTACAAAGTTGAATCCAGTAGACCTGGTGATTCGGACATTATAAGACTACCTCTTGAGGTTGAAAAAGAGTTGCAATTAGAAAACGGAGCAATAATCCAAAATAGCCGTCTAAAAGAAGTATTTGAGGGTGTTAAAGTAATTCACCATTATGGTGATGACAACACCAGCATCATTGAAAAATTTTCAATATCTTCAAAAGACATAAATGCAAGCAATTTCGAAATATTCGTGGATAACGAAAGCGTTGCCTATTCATACGGAATATTTGACGAAAATTCAAATTACATCATAAGCATAAACAATAAGCAAGTAAAAACCATTACATGCAACAATGGCACTTTTAGCGACTGCAACTTTACATATAACGGCCATCAAATTAGTATAATATTTGAAGATAGAAACAACACTTCAATAAAACAAATTATAAAAGCCAATCAAGGCAATTTCCTGAATATTATTATTAAAAAATAG
- a CDS encoding Tex family protein yields the protein MYCNFNLGKDCNFNDRKILEKELNLANWQVKKVIKLIDEGNTIPFIARYRKDVTGSLNDEILRKFDERLKYLRNLEERKEKAINRIDELGKLDDDLRYQILNATTLVELEDLYRPFKSKKQTRAAKARKMGLQPLADIILAQEVKQSIKKIAKDYVNDEVKTPQDAIDGAKDIIAEIISDNSDFRGKIRKNTYFTGQITTKAKDKESSTEYDVYYNYSENVRKIPPHRILAINRAEKEGVIKAKIECESEDIIKYLKRHTLRNTSKIPEKIEYNPYTTPIIIESIKDAYKRLIAPAIEREIRNYLTEKAEEKSIEVFSQNLNQLLMSSPLSGKTILGWDPAFRTGCKLAIIDKTGKVLDTSLIYPTEPQNKVEESIKTVRKLIDRYDINVIAIGNGTASRESEEVVSQIIKGTNVEYIIVNEAGASVYSASALADEEFPDFTEGERSAVSIARRLQDPLAELVKIDPKSIGVGQYQHDMNQKQLSQSLDGVVEKVVNEVGVDLNTASYSLLNHVSGIGKTTARNIIEYRDENGSFTNRKELLNVKKLGKKTFEQCAGFVKIDNPDYPLDNTTIHPESYKPALKLLDKLNYTVNDIGSNDLKLKNLDLEAISDELGIGIETLKDIISELKKPGRDPREDMPKPVLRKNVLSIEDLQEGMIMQGTVRNIVDFGAFVDIGVHQDGLVHISQLVENKFVKHPLDIVSVGEIVDVKVLDVDLTRNRIQLSMII from the coding sequence ATGTATTGTAATTTTAATTTAGGTAAGGATTGTAATTTTAATGATAGAAAAATACTGGAAAAAGAATTAAATTTAGCCAATTGGCAAGTCAAAAAAGTAATCAAGCTGATAGACGAGGGCAATACTATACCGTTTATCGCCCGTTATAGAAAGGATGTTACTGGTTCTTTAAATGATGAAATCTTAAGAAAATTTGATGAAAGGCTAAAGTATCTTAGAAATCTGGAAGAGCGAAAAGAAAAAGCCATAAATAGAATAGATGAGCTAGGAAAGTTAGACGATGATTTAAGATATCAGATTTTGAATGCGACTACTTTAGTGGAACTTGAAGATTTATATAGGCCATTCAAATCTAAAAAGCAGACTAGAGCTGCCAAAGCTCGTAAAATGGGTTTACAACCATTGGCAGATATTATTCTTGCGCAGGAGGTCAAGCAATCTATTAAAAAAATAGCTAAGGATTATGTTAATGATGAGGTAAAAACTCCACAGGATGCTATAGATGGTGCAAAGGACATTATTGCTGAGATAATTTCTGATAATTCTGATTTTAGAGGTAAAATTAGAAAAAATACATATTTTACAGGCCAAATCACAACAAAGGCTAAGGATAAAGAGTCATCAACAGAATATGACGTTTACTATAACTACTCGGAAAATGTTAGGAAAATTCCACCTCACAGGATATTGGCCATTAATAGGGCTGAAAAGGAAGGAGTAATCAAGGCTAAAATTGAATGTGAAAGTGAAGACATTATAAAGTATTTGAAGAGGCATACATTAAGAAATACTTCTAAAATACCTGAAAAGATAGAATATAACCCTTATACTACTCCAATTATAATAGAATCTATTAAAGATGCTTACAAGAGATTGATTGCTCCTGCAATTGAGAGAGAAATTAGAAATTACTTGACTGAAAAGGCGGAAGAAAAATCAATAGAGGTTTTTTCCCAAAACTTGAACCAATTGCTAATGTCCTCTCCACTTTCTGGAAAGACTATCTTGGGTTGGGATCCGGCTTTCAGGACTGGATGTAAATTAGCCATCATTGATAAAACCGGAAAAGTATTGGATACTTCCCTAATCTATCCAACCGAACCGCAGAATAAGGTTGAAGAGTCTATTAAAACAGTCCGCAAGTTAATTGATAGGTATGATATTAATGTTATAGCCATTGGAAACGGAACAGCTTCAAGAGAGTCAGAAGAGGTCGTTTCTCAAATAATCAAAGGAACCAATGTTGAATATATTATTGTTAATGAGGCTGGTGCATCCGTCTATTCAGCATCTGCACTTGCCGATGAGGAGTTTCCAGATTTCACTGAAGGGGAAAGAAGTGCAGTTTCTATCGCAAGAAGACTTCAAGACCCGTTAGCTGAGCTGGTAAAGATAGACCCGAAATCAATCGGTGTCGGACAGTATCAACATGACATGAACCAAAAACAACTTTCCCAGTCACTCGATGGCGTTGTTGAAAAAGTAGTTAATGAGGTGGGGGTTGACTTAAATACGGCTTCATATAGCTTGTTAAATCATGTTTCGGGCATTGGAAAAACAACAGCTCGAAATATCATTGAATATAGGGATGAAAATGGAAGTTTTACTAACAGAAAAGAGCTGTTAAATGTAAAAAAGTTAGGCAAAAAAACTTTTGAGCAATGTGCAGGTTTCGTCAAAATAGACAATCCCGACTATCCTTTGGATAATACTACGATTCATCCGGAATCATATAAACCCGCCCTTAAATTGCTAGATAAATTGAACTACACTGTTAATGATATAGGGTCAAATGACTTAAAGCTTAAAAATTTAGACCTCGAAGCTATTTCTGATGAATTGGGCATCGGCATTGAAACATTGAAGGACATTATTTCGGAACTTAAAAAGCCTGGCCGTGACCCTCGTGAAGACATGCCAAAACCGGTCTTGAGAAAAAATGTTCTATCAATTGAAGATTTGCAGGAAGGAATGATAATGCAAGGGACTGTTAGAAATATTGTGGATTTTGGTGCATTTGTTGATATTGGCGTTCATCAGGATGGTTTAGTTCATATCTCTCAATTGGTTGAAAATAAGTTTGTCAAACATCCTCTTGATATTGTTAGTGTTGGAGAAATTGTCGACGTTAAAGTTTTAGATGTCGATTTGACAAGGAATAGAATTCAATTATCTATGATAATTTAA
- the mmp11 gene encoding methanogenesis marker protein 11 — MEILKPNELREKFSDPWIAPYKKVLTMVDGDKVEIVEYHPCISGSHWLLNQYRNNSDLIDSAYRDGNKHVYSCHLGSAPLDLKASFNAAGIDEIIVDGDEVKVTHAGLAGAGVGAGMCRGMGEGVKYVELIEVGGGSKAGKATVVTPKLEKVVIGVDDTDTKDAGATWTMAHNLGVELASEGFEYLDHIIVQLYPHNPHKTQNCVSIALTFAVEEAKKQDLIDRVIEILKRDTLSDKTAIAILEGLDIPEKLREYSIATKSGMMDVETAESVADELNIPLISVTGEQGKVGALAALGLYDDVEEAVKAYDKK; from the coding sequence ATGGAAATCTTAAAACCTAACGAATTAAGGGAAAAATTTAGTGACCCTTGGATTGCCCCATATAAGAAAGTATTGACCATGGTGGATGGTGACAAAGTCGAAATTGTCGAGTATCATCCTTGTATTTCTGGATCTCACTGGTTATTAAATCAGTACAGAAATAATTCTGATTTAATAGACTCCGCTTATCGTGATGGAAATAAACATGTTTATTCCTGTCATTTGGGCTCAGCGCCACTAGATTTGAAAGCTAGTTTTAATGCTGCGGGCATTGATGAAATCATCGTGGATGGTGATGAAGTAAAGGTAACTCATGCAGGGCTTGCTGGAGCCGGTGTAGGTGCCGGAATGTGTAGAGGAATGGGTGAAGGTGTTAAATATGTTGAGCTCATTGAAGTTGGTGGAGGTTCAAAAGCTGGAAAGGCCACTGTTGTAACACCTAAGCTTGAAAAAGTGGTTATCGGTGTTGATGATACCGATACTAAAGATGCTGGTGCTACATGGACTATGGCTCATAATTTAGGCGTTGAACTTGCAAGCGAAGGTTTTGAATATCTGGATCACATTATAGTCCAGTTATATCCACACAACCCTCATAAGACTCAAAATTGCGTTTCCATTGCTTTGACATTTGCAGTTGAAGAGGCAAAAAAACAAGATTTGATTGATAGAGTTATTGAAATCCTTAAAAGGGATACTTTATCTGATAAAACTGCAATAGCTATTTTGGAAGGTTTAGATATTCCTGAAAAATTAAGAGAATATTCTATTGCTACAAAATCTGGAATGATGGATGTTGAAACTGCAGAAAGTGTAGCTGATGAATTAAACATTCCTCTAATCAGTGTTACTGGCGAACAGGGGAAAGTTGGAGCCCTTGCAGCTTTAGGTCTTTATGATGATGTTGAAGAAGCTGTAAAAGCATATGACAAAAAGTAA
- the purE gene encoding 5-(carboxyamino)imidazole ribonucleotide mutase has translation MTPKIMIILGSGSDIAVAEKAMDVLDKLEIPYSLKIASAHRTPNLIREIVSQASDAGIEVFIGIAGLAAHLPGAIAAYTPRPVIGVPVDVKTGGIDALQSIVQMPYPSPIATVGIDRGDNAALLAAQFIALHDDDLRQKIIGLRKQYAYKVYSSNEEIVQKIDRPFIKNDFLRVKDLKINEVKIDEDSKSHCKNKDAEVAIIVGRQTDLPKAKKLTVILDRLKITYDTKVVCPIRSNKKFTNYVKSMENAKIFIGISSNSSQVTGGIVGITDRPVIGVPCTNENNDDYMLTTVSMPPGVPVATVGINNSKNAAVLTAEILAISNPHITELLDKLKDKKINL, from the coding sequence ATGACACCAAAGATAATGATAATTCTTGGTAGTGGTTCTGATATTGCTGTTGCAGAAAAAGCAATGGATGTCTTAGACAAACTTGAGATACCATATAGTTTAAAAATTGCATCCGCTCACAGAACTCCTAATCTTATTCGTGAAATTGTCAGTCAAGCTAGTGATGCAGGAATTGAAGTGTTCATTGGAATAGCCGGTCTTGCAGCACATTTGCCTGGAGCTATTGCTGCCTATACTCCTAGACCTGTCATTGGAGTGCCGGTCGATGTTAAAACAGGAGGAATCGATGCTTTGCAATCTATTGTCCAGATGCCTTATCCGTCTCCTATTGCTACTGTTGGGATAGATAGGGGCGACAATGCCGCATTATTGGCCGCTCAATTCATAGCTCTTCACGATGATGATTTACGCCAAAAAATCATTGGATTAAGAAAGCAATATGCATATAAAGTTTATTCAAGCAATGAAGAAATAGTTCAAAAAATAGATAGGCCATTTATCAAAAATGATTTTTTAAGAGTTAAAGACCTTAAAATCAACGAAGTAAAAATCGATGAAGATTCAAAATCACATTGTAAAAATAAAGATGCTGAAGTGGCGATCATTGTTGGAAGGCAAACAGATTTACCTAAAGCTAAAAAACTCACTGTAATATTGGATAGGCTTAAAATTACTTATGATACTAAGGTTGTTTGTCCAATCAGGTCTAATAAAAAGTTCACTAATTATGTTAAGTCCATGGAAAATGCTAAAATATTCATTGGAATCAGTTCCAACTCATCACAGGTCACAGGAGGAATTGTCGGAATTACTGATAGGCCAGTAATTGGAGTTCCATGTACTAACGAGAATAACGATGATTACATGCTTACAACCGTAAGCATGCCACCAGGAGTACCTGTTGCAACTGTTGGAATAAACAATAGTAAGAATGCAGCAGTACTCACAGCAGAAATACTTGCTATTAGCAATCCACACATTACAGAGCTTTTAGATAAATTAAAAGACAAAAAAATTAACTTATAG
- a CDS encoding 3-isopropylmalate dehydratase small subunit, translating into MRGTAWKFGNDIDTDIIVPGRYLIYTDEERLSKHCMEGLDADFSKKCKKGDFIVAGSNFGCGSSREHAPIALKGVGVSAVIAESFARIFYRNATNVGVPLLEAPGITNLVENEEKIEVDMENGTITNNNGESITFKKLPPFMLEILEQGGLIEYLKNKR; encoded by the coding sequence GTGAGAGGAACTGCATGGAAATTTGGAAATGACATTGATACAGACATTATTGTTCCAGGAAGGTATTTGATTTACACAGATGAAGAAAGGTTATCCAAGCATTGCATGGAAGGTTTGGATGCAGATTTTAGCAAAAAATGCAAGAAAGGAGATTTCATCGTAGCCGGAAGTAATTTTGGATGTGGCTCTTCAAGAGAACATGCTCCAATAGCACTTAAAGGCGTTGGAGTTTCAGCTGTTATTGCCGAGTCTTTTGCAAGAATCTTTTATAGAAATGCTACCAATGTGGGCGTTCCGCTCTTGGAAGCTCCCGGCATTACAAATCTAGTTGAGAATGAAGAAAAAATTGAAGTTGACATGGAAAACGGAACAATAACAAATAATAATGGAGAATCAATCACATTTAAAAAATTGCCTCCATTCATGTTAGAAATATTAGAACAAGGTGGTTTAATTGAATACCTCAAAAACAAAAGATAA
- the ribH gene encoding 6,7-dimethyl-8-ribityllumazine synthase, which produces MAKYEIAAVVAEFNYDITQMMLELARAEAENRGCKITKVVAVPGVFDMPLVIKKLLQKGEYDAIITLGAVIEGATDHDQIVAQHASRKIADLALEYDTPVALGITGPGMTRMDAHRRVKNAKSAVEAAIKMCDRLKEI; this is translated from the coding sequence ATGGCAAAATATGAAATAGCAGCTGTAGTGGCTGAATTTAATTACGATATTACACAAATGATGTTAGAATTAGCAAGAGCAGAAGCCGAAAATAGAGGATGCAAAATTACTAAGGTAGTAGCCGTGCCTGGCGTGTTTGACATGCCACTTGTAATCAAAAAATTGTTACAGAAAGGCGAATACGATGCAATTATTACTTTAGGTGCTGTAATTGAAGGTGCAACAGACCACGATCAAATTGTAGCACAGCATGCTTCCCGTAAAATCGCTGATTTGGCTCTTGAATATGACACACCGGTGGCACTTGGCATTACTGGTCCTGGAATGACTAGAATGGATGCTCACAGACGTGTTAAAAATGCAAAAAGCGCAGTTGAAGCAGCTATAAAGATGTGTGATAGATTAAAAGAGATTTAG
- a CDS encoding DUF2264 domain-containing protein, protein MSNSFLKRFKKKEEPIIEEKTNVIEDREYWISVMRKITNPVLTNLAKGSLKKNMPYESTSLEGQKFSYLEAFSRVFNGISAWLELGPDRSEEGILREKYIRVTLKAISNAVDPNHNDYIFNIEPRQSLVDVALFAQGLLRAKNQIWLNLQMDDQARIIRELKNTRTIAPYENHWLLFTSMIEAALLEFTGECDKERLSYGIRRFRDEFYIGDGIYSDGEDFTVGYFNSIVIHPMLNDILKVMRKYGINEGEFLDIQLMRSSRLASELERVISPEGTYPLLGSCLSYRCGVFHLLSQACLLKILPRNINPAQVRSALTQILKKHFGDNRNFNSSGWLIVGLQGSQLDISESDINTGSLYLCCSVFLALGLEANDLFWTSPFAEWSSLMAWNGNKIQKDQSIDF, encoded by the coding sequence ATGAGTAATTCATTTTTAAAAAGATTTAAGAAAAAAGAAGAGCCTATAATTGAAGAAAAAACTAATGTTATAGAAGATAGAGAATATTGGATTTCTGTTATGAGAAAAATAACCAATCCAGTTTTGACAAATCTTGCAAAAGGTTCATTGAAGAAAAATATGCCTTATGAATCAACTAGTCTCGAAGGTCAAAAATTTTCATACCTTGAAGCTTTTTCCCGCGTTTTCAATGGAATTTCAGCATGGTTGGAACTGGGACCGGATAGGTCTGAGGAAGGAATTTTACGTGAAAAATATATTAGAGTAACACTAAAAGCTATTTCAAATGCCGTTGATCCAAACCATAACGATTATATTTTCAATATTGAACCTAGACAATCCTTAGTTGATGTGGCTCTATTTGCTCAGGGATTACTCAGAGCTAAAAATCAAATCTGGCTCAATTTACAAATGGATGATCAAGCTAGAATTATTCGTGAACTTAAAAATACACGTACCATAGCTCCTTACGAGAATCATTGGCTATTGTTTACATCCATGATTGAAGCGGCTCTTTTAGAATTTACTGGTGAATGTGATAAGGAGCGTTTAAGTTATGGAATTCGCAGATTCAGAGATGAATTCTATATAGGTGATGGAATTTATTCAGATGGTGAGGACTTTACTGTAGGATACTTTAACAGTATTGTTATCCACCCAATGCTAAACGATATTTTAAAAGTAATGAGAAAATATGGAATTAATGAAGGGGAATTCTTGGATATCCAATTGATGAGATCATCAAGATTAGCATCAGAACTTGAAAGGGTTATCTCTCCTGAAGGAACATATCCCCTTTTAGGAAGCTGCCTTTCATACCGTTGCGGTGTTTTCCATCTACTTTCTCAAGCATGTTTGCTTAAAATATTGCCTAGAAATATCAATCCTGCTCAAGTTAGGTCTGCTCTAACCCAAATCCTGAAAAAGCACTTCGGAGACAATCGAAACTTTAATAGTTCTGGATGGTTAATTGTTGGTCTTCAAGGTTCACAATTAGATATTTCCGAAAGTGACATTAATACAGGTAGTCTTTATTTATGTTGCAGTGTTTTCCTAGCCTTAGGTCTTGAAGCTAATGATCTATTCTGGACATCCCCATTTGCCGAATGGAGTAGTCTAATGGCATGGAATGGAAACAAAATTCAAAAAGACCAATCAATTGATTTTTAA
- the hacA gene encoding homoaconitase large subunit, with amino-acid sequence MPTMSEKILARASGKNEVEAGDIVIANIDVAMTHDLTGPLSVESFEKIGAEKVWDSSKIVIPFDHQVPADSIDSANNHIIMRKFVKQHSIEHFYDVNAGVCHQILPELGHVVPGEVIVGADSHTCTHGALGAFSTGIGSTDMAMVFAEGNLWFKVPETNRFEINGKLKDNVYAKDVILHIIGQIGADGSTYKACEFAGETVLDMSISDRMVLCNMAIEMGGKTGLVEPDKKTIDYVEARSNKPYEIYKTDLDSSSLNIIDVDVSDLDPQVACPHHVDNVKPVGEVDVEIDQVFIGSCTNGRLSDLRDAAKILKGNKIAKDTRMLVIPASKEVYSKALDEGLIRIFVDAGALVSAPCCGPCLGGHTGIIGPGEVSLSTSNRNFKGRQGSPDGEVYLSSAAVAAASAIEGRIVAPE; translated from the coding sequence ATGCCAACAATGTCTGAAAAAATATTAGCTAGAGCATCTGGTAAAAATGAAGTTGAAGCCGGAGATATAGTTATAGCAAATATTGATGTAGCAATGACACATGATTTAACCGGACCTCTTTCAGTAGAATCTTTTGAAAAAATTGGGGCTGAAAAAGTCTGGGATTCCTCTAAAATTGTCATTCCTTTTGATCATCAGGTTCCTGCTGACTCTATTGACTCTGCTAATAATCATATCATTATGAGAAAGTTTGTAAAACAACATTCTATAGAACATTTCTATGATGTAAATGCGGGGGTATGCCATCAGATACTTCCGGAATTGGGTCATGTTGTACCTGGAGAAGTAATAGTCGGCGCTGACTCACATACCTGTACTCATGGAGCTTTAGGAGCATTTTCAACAGGTATAGGATCAACTGATATGGCAATGGTATTCGCTGAAGGTAATTTATGGTTTAAAGTACCTGAAACAAATAGATTTGAAATTAATGGTAAATTAAAAGATAATGTTTATGCTAAAGATGTTATATTGCATATTATTGGCCAAATAGGTGCTGATGGTTCAACATATAAGGCGTGTGAATTTGCAGGCGAAACAGTTTTGGACATGAGCATATCCGATAGAATGGTTTTGTGTAATATGGCCATTGAAATGGGTGGAAAAACCGGTTTGGTAGAGCCTGATAAGAAAACCATTGACTATGTTGAAGCTAGAAGCAATAAACCTTATGAAATTTATAAGACTGACTTGGATTCTTCGTCCTTAAATATTATCGATGTTGATGTAAGTGATTTAGACCCTCAGGTGGCTTGCCCGCATCATGTGGATAATGTAAAACCAGTTGGAGAAGTAGATGTTGAAATTGACCAAGTATTCATTGGATCTTGTACTAATGGTAGGTTATCTGACCTAAGAGATGCTGCAAAAATATTGAAAGGAAATAAAATAGCAAAAGACACTAGAATGCTTGTTATTCCAGCATCAAAGGAAGTTTACTCAAAAGCACTTGATGAAGGATTAATCAGAATATTTGTTGATGCAGGAGCACTTGTATCCGCTCCTTGTTGCGGTCCATGCTTGGGCGGACACACTGGAATCATAGGGCCTGGTGAGGTAAGTCTTTCAACTTCAAATAGAAACTTTAAAGGCAGACAAGGCTCACCGGATGGAGAAGTTTATTTGTCCTCTGCTGCTGTAGCTGCCGCTTCAGCAATTGAAGGAAGAATTGTGGCACCGGAGTGA